One Calditrichota bacterium genomic window carries:
- a CDS encoding acyltransferase codes for MKTAIFQFHPLFGDIEGNLGKIETAAQTADFDLLVLPELCTTGYQFSSHEEVRELSEPIPGGKTTRQLEALARRKKAFIIAGIAEKDGDSLYNSAVLVGPEGTLGTYRKIHLFDEEKLFFKKGDLGFPVFDIGFAKVGLMICFDWIFPEAARTLALKGADLICQPANLVLPYCQDAMITRAIENRVFTLTANRIGTEKRGGKPPLTFTGMSQIVSPRGERLVQFSKTEEKLRVVDLEPSEARDKWITPRNNLFEDRRSRFYELG; via the coding sequence ATGAAAACCGCCATTTTTCAATTTCATCCACTATTTGGAGACATTGAGGGGAATTTGGGGAAAATCGAAACGGCCGCTCAAACGGCCGATTTTGATTTGCTGGTTCTCCCGGAACTCTGTACCACCGGCTACCAGTTCAGCTCTCACGAAGAAGTTCGTGAACTGTCCGAGCCTATTCCCGGCGGAAAAACCACCCGTCAGTTGGAAGCACTGGCCCGCCGGAAAAAGGCCTTTATCATTGCCGGAATAGCTGAAAAAGACGGAGACTCTCTTTACAATTCAGCGGTTCTGGTGGGTCCCGAAGGCACGCTGGGGACGTACCGAAAAATTCACCTGTTTGACGAAGAAAAACTCTTCTTTAAAAAGGGAGATTTGGGATTCCCCGTTTTCGACATTGGGTTTGCGAAGGTCGGCCTCATGATTTGTTTCGATTGGATCTTCCCGGAAGCGGCCCGAACCCTTGCCCTGAAAGGAGCGGATCTGATCTGCCAGCCGGCCAATCTGGTCCTGCCCTATTGTCAGGATGCCATGATCACCCGGGCCATCGAGAATCGGGTCTTCACTCTCACGGCTAATCGGATCGGTACGGAAAAACGAGGGGGGAAACCTCCCCTAACATTCACCGGAATGAGTCAGATTGTTTCACCCCGGGGTGAAAGACTCGTGCAATTTTCCAAAACGGAAGAAAAATTACGGGTGGTTGACCTGGAACCCTCCGAGGCCCGCGACAAGTGGATCACGCCCCGAAACAATCTTTTTGAAGACCGCAGAAGCCGGTTTTACGAATTAGGCTG